The Deltaproteobacteria bacterium region TTTGCGCCGGCTTCGTCATCTGCTCCGGGGTCATTCCACCACGTGCCGGCGCCGCTCGCCATCGGCCACGGGCGGCGGCTATCTGGTCGCCAGCGGTGGCCGTCCGAAATGCCGGTCGAGCGCGCGGTTGACCAGCAGGACGTTGACGCGGGGCTCGCCCAGGACGAGCAGGTCGCGCCCTTCGATGTTGGCTTCGATGACGGCGCGGACGCGCGCCTCGTCCACGTTGCGCGCGCGGGCGATGCGCGGAGCCTGCCAGAGCGCCGCCGCCGGTGAGAGATGAGGGTCGAGTCCGCTGGCGGAGGCGCTGACCAGCTCCGCCGGCACCGTTTCTTCGGCATTGGGATTTTCCTCGAGGAGGCGCTGCAGCTCCTTCGCAGCGCGCTCGCGGAGCACCTTCGAGGTCGGCCCCAGGTTGGAGCCTGAGGAGCCTGCCGCGTCGTAGCCCTTTTCACCGGCCGCCGATGGCCGCGGCTGCAGATATCCCGGCTTGCCGAAAGGCTGCGCGATCAGCTCGGAGCCGACGGCGTTTCCCGGATCATCGGTGATCAGGCTACCGGCGGACTGGCGGGGAAAGATCGCGCCGGCGACGGCCGTCGTGATCAGGGGATATGCGACGCCGAGGGCGATGAGCGTGACCAGCGTGGTGCGAACGGCGGCAAAGAGCTCATTGCGTAGCATGAGCGCCTCCTCAAACCAGACCGACGGCCGCCAGGCCGAGATCGATGATCTTGATGCCAACGAACGGAGCGACGACCCCGCCGACTCCGTAGATGAGCAGCGAGCGCCGCAGCAGCGCCGCCGCTCCGAGCGGACGATAGCGCACTCCGCGCAGCGCCAATGGGATCAGCAGGATGATGATGATGGCGTTGAAGACTACCGCGCTGAGGATGGCGCTGTAGGGCGATGCGAGGCGCATGACGTTGAGCGGCGAGAGCTCCGGAAAGACGCCTACGAAAAGCGCCGGAAGGATGGCGAAATACTTCGCCACGTCGTTGGCGATGGAGAACGTCGTCAACGTCCCGCGCGTCATCAGGAGCTGCTTGCCGACCTCGACGACCTCCAGCAGCTTGGTGGGATCGGAGTCGAGATCCACCATGTTGCCGGCTTCCTTGGCAGCCTGCGTGCCGGTATTCATCGCGACGCCCACGTCCGCCTGCGCAAGCGCCGGCGCATCGTTGGTGCCGTCGCCGGTCATCGCCACGAGCTTGCCCTTCCCCTGCTCGTCCTTGATGAGCTGCATCTTCGTCTCCGGCGTGGCCTGCGCGAGAAAGTCGTCCACGCCGGACTCGCGAGCGATCGCCGCCGCCGTCCTGGGGTTGTCGCCGGTGATCATCACCGTGCGGATGCCCATGGCCCGGAAGCGCGCGAACCTCTCCGCGATGCCGCCCTTGACCATATCCTTCAAGTGGATGAGGCCGAGGACCCTCCCCCCCTCCGCCACCGCCAGCGGGGTTCCGCCGGCATCGGCGATCTTCCAGGCGGTCTGCACCAGCTCTTCGGGCATCTGGGCGCCTTGCGACTTGACGTAGTCGCCGACGGCGTCCACCGCTCCCTTTCGCACGCGCCGCTCGCCCAGATCGCATCCGCTCATCCGCGTCTGCGCGCTGAAGGGGATGAAGTGCGCGATCCCCTTCGTCTCGCGGCCCCGCAACTGATGCTTCTCCTTCAGCAGCACGACGATGGACCGGCCTTCGGGCGTCTCGTCGGCGAGGCTTGCGAGCTGCGCGGCATCGGCCAGCTCTTCCATGCGGACGCCGGGCGCAGGGAGGATCTCCGTCGCCATCCGGTTGCCGAGGGTGATGGTTCCCGTCTTGTCGAGCAGCAGCGTATCCACGTCGCCCGCTGCCTCCACGGCGCGCCCACTCATCGCCAGGACGTTCTTGCGCAGGAGCCGGTCCATTCCCGCGATGCCGATGGCGGACAAGAGGCCGCCGATGGTGGTCGGGATCAGGCAGACCAGCAGGGCCACCACGGCCGTCGCGCCAAGCCGGATCCCCGAATAGAGGCCCATGGGTNNNNAGCAGGATGTGCAGCGCGATCTCGTTCGGCGTCTTCTGCCGCGACGCGCCTTCCACCAGGCCGATCATCCGGTCCAGGAACGACTCGCCGGGGTCCACCGTGATGCGCACCACGATGCGATCCGAGAGCACTTTCGTGCCGCCAGTTACCGCTGAGCGATCGCCGCCGCTCTCGCGGATCACCGGCGCCGACTCCCCGGTGATCGCGGACTCGTCCACCGAGGCGATGCCTTCGATGACTTCGCCGTCGCCGGGAATGACCTGGCCGGCGTCCACGATGACGAGGTCGCCCTTCTTCAGGCGCGAGGCGGGGATGATGTCCTCATTGGAGATGCCCGGCACGTCCTCGCGCTCGGGCCAGTACCGCACCTTGCGTGCGACGGTGTCCTGACGCATCCGGCGCAGGGTGTCCGCCTGGGCCTTGCCGCGCCCTTCCGCGACCGCTTCGGCGAAGTTCGCGAACAGCACCGTGAACCAGAGCCAGATGGAGACGGCGAGCGTGAACCAGGTCGGCGCCGCCCCCGGCGAGGGAGCGAAGACGTCGCGAAGCCAGATCGCGGTGGTGAGGACGCTGCCGATCTCCACCACGAACATGACCGGATTCTTCGCCACCAGGTGTGGGGCGAGCTTCTTGAACGACTCCAGGATCGCCGGGCGAAGGATCGACGGATCGAGGAGCGAGAGCTGCTTTGCCTTGGGGGCCATTTCAGAAGACCCTTCCTGCTCCGNNNNNNNNNNNNNNNNNNNNNNNNNNNNNNNNNNNNNNNNNNNNNNNAGCCATTGGTCGGGAAGGTGCCCGGTCCGGCGGGAGTCACCTTCTTGTCCACCATCGATCCGGCGATGGCCAACGCCGGAATGATCATCAGGAAGCGGCCCATGAGCATGTCGGCCGCGAGGGCCAGGTTGAAGAATGGCGTGTTCGCGTTCAGACCGGCGAACGCCGACCCGTTGTTTCCCGCGCCGCTCGAGAATGCGTAGAGGATCTCGGAGAGGCCGTGCGGGCCGGCGTTGTTCAGCGAAGAGATCCCGTAGGGCACGACCACCGCCCAGGCCGCAAAGCCGAGGATGAGCAGCGGGAAGATGAGCGCATAGAGCATCGCCAGCTTCATCTCGCGCGCCTCGATCTTCTTGCCCAGGTACTCGGGCGTGCGGCCGACCATCAGGCCGGCGATGAAGACGGTGAGGACCACGAAGATCAGCATCCCGTACATCCCGGCGCCGACGCCGCCGAAGATGACCTCCCCGAGCTGGATGTTCATCAGCGACACCAGACCGCCCAGCGGCGTGAAGCTGTCGTGCATCGAGTTCACCGCGCCGCAGGAAGCGTCGGTCGTGACCGTGGCGAAGAGCGCCGAGGCGGAAAGACCGAAGCGGCTGCGCAAGGCCCCGCAGAGCGGGATTGTCGTGCGCCTCGGCCCAATAGACGGTGACGACGCCGGCGATGCAAAGCACCGCCATCGCGGCCCACAGTGCCCAGCCCTGACGCTGGTCGCGGGCCATGCGGCCGTACGTGTAGGTCAGCGCTGAGGGAAGGGCGAAGATGGAGACCATCTGCACGAAGTTCGACAGGGGTGTCGGGTTCTCGAACGGATGGGCGCTGTTCGCGTTGAAGAAGCCGCCGCCGTTCGTGCCCAGCATCTTGATCGCCTCCTGCGAGGCGACCGGGCCCATGGCGAGGACCTGTTTCGCGCCTTCCAGCGTCGTCAGCTCGCGGTACGGGAGCAGGTTCTGCAGCACTCCCTGCGAGACGAGGAAGAGCGCGTAGAAGAACGAGATGGGCAAGAGCACGTAGATCGTGGAGCGCACCAGGTCGATCCAAAAGTTGCCGATCGTCTTGCCGCCAAGAGACCCCGCTTTGCGCGTCAGGCCTCGCGCGATGGCAAGGGCCACGGCGATTCCCGCGGCGGCGGAGGTGAAGTTGTGCCACGCCAGCCCGGCCATCTGCGTGAGGTAGCTGACGGTGGTCTCCGGCACATACGCCTGCCAGTTGGTGTTGGTCGTGAAGCTCGCGGCGGTGTTGAACGCGAGCGCCGGCTCCACTGCGGCTAGGTGCTGCGGATTCAGGGGCAGCAGGTGCTGCAGACGCTCGATGCCGTAGGTCACCAGCACGCCGAAGAAGCTGAATGCGAGCAAGGAGAACGCATACACGGGCCAGGTCTGCCCGTGCGCCAGATCCACTCCGCAGAGGCGATACGTGAGTCGTTCGAGTCGTCCGAACGAACGGGGCAGCGGCTGTCGCTCGGCTTCGAAGACGCAGAACATGTACGCGCCGAGCGGCTTCGTCAGCGCCAGCACGACGGCGAAGAACAAGATGATTTGCACCCAGCCGATGGCCGTCATCAGAAGTGCTCCGGTTTGACCAGCGCCCACGAGAGGTAGACGAGCAGAAGCACGGAGAGAGCGAGTCCGATTCCGTATTCGAGGCTCATCAGAGCTTCTCGCAGAGGCGCACGTAGCCCCAGGAGAGGGCGAAGAACGCGGCAGTTGCCAGGACGAGCAGGAAGTCGGCCATGAATGTCTCCGGCCGCACCGTCAAGCATGCGCCGTGCCGTTTCCGTGCGTTGAAATGGGCCGCCGATTCGAGGACTGGCAGAGAATGCGGTTGCAAACTGCGCAGCGATTCCAGCCCTGCCCTTGCAATCTGCAACCGGTCCCTAGAACGCGGCCACGGCGCTGGCGAGCGCGAGCGTCTGGGTCGTCGAGAGGATCGCCTTTCCCGATGCGTCGCGCTGCGACGTGAACAGTGCGGCGCCGGCGATGTCGTGACGGGCTTCCAGCTTCACGATGAGCTGCTTCGCCGGATGCAGCTCGAGCGTCAGGGTGCCCTCGCGCAGCACTTGCGGCGCGCCCGAGAAGAAGCCATCCCGATCGTCGTAGTACTCGGCGCGGGCCGCGATCGCGGCGAGCTCGGACAAAGTGATCCGGGCAAACAATGCTGCCGCATGCCAGAGCGCGGCGCCCTGCGGCCGATCCTGCCATCCCAGATCGGCGGTCGCCCCCAGCGTCAACCTGTTCGTGGCCTTGAACTGCGCCGTGAGATCACCGAACAGCCGCCAATGCGAGTCGTCCCCGGGCAATTCCGGTCCGGCAAAGGTGTTGAAGCTGACGGAGCCGCGTTCGCCCGTCCAGGCGACCTGCGTCCCGACCGCCTTTGCGCGGTTGTTGTCGCCGATCGTTTGCCAACCGTTGAGGAAATGGAGCTGTGCGGACCAATGCGCGTCGATGGTGTATGCCGCTTTCACTCCCGCCTGGTAGTACGGTGAGAACTCTCCCATCCAACCGCGGGTATAGTTCCAGTTGTCCTTGGAGAAGAAAGTCTCGAAGCCGATGTGCGACGGATAGATGCCCGCCTCCAGCAGGAGTCCGGATCCGATCGGAACGACGTAGCTGAGGCTGGCCTGGTACACGGAACGCCAGACGGCCGGCCCGATCCCGGAACCCGACATTTCACCCGCGTGCAGCACTTCGGTTCCGGTGCCGAATGCGAGCGTAAGGTGGAGGCCCACGGGCGCAGGGTCGACCACGACGTCGAGCGCGGCAGCATTCAGGCTCATCTCATTGGCGCGACGCGCGGTCGTTCCCGTCCCTTGAAGGAAGCTGGCGCCGTCGAAGGGCCGATTCGTATTCAGCGCATAGAACGCATCGATGAAGCCGTGCAGCTGGATGGGCGGCGTTTCCGGCGTACCGGCACCCGCCTGGGCGAGCAGCATGATCCCGACCAGCAGCGTGGACATGTCGCGCCCGGAAGCATTGGGCGTGCCAATTTCCTGCCAATCAACCTTCTGGAGTCAGCTGGTCGTCGCCTTCGTCGGGACGCGCCAACCCATACTTCTGCAGCTTGGAATGCGCGCGCTCCTTCAGGCCCGCTCCGGTCGCGGTTTCCACCGGCGGGCTGCCCACGGAGACGTGATGCGGAAGCAGCGAGAGGTCCAATTCGCCGTCGGTGGAGAGCGCGACGATGCCCTCGATCGCGTTCTCCAGCTCGCGCACGTTGCCGGGCCATGAATCCGCGCTGCGGCTGCGCGCGAAGATCAGTGCGTCATGAGCACGATCATCAGCGCCGGCGCGATGGCGCCGAGGACGTAGAAGGTCAGGCCCGGCACCCACGCTTTGATCTCGTTGAACATGCGCGCGAGCCTAGGGCGACCGCGGTGAAGGTCTGCAAGGAGCGCGGGTGTGCGTAGCGCCGCGGCCCTGCGCGGGCAGGCGACGTTCAGCGGCCGCGCAGCTCCTCCTCGGCGAGGAGCATCACTTCCCGCTCCAGCCCGGCGGGATCGTCCGGCGATCCTCTGGAGAGGACGGCGAGACGCTCGTCGCGGACTTGCGCGAGCAGCTTCCTCTTCTCCCGCTCCAGGCGGACCGTCTCGAAGGCGAAGTGCATCATCGTGCGCAGGTCCGTGTTGTCCCAGGGCTTGCGGATGAAGCGATAGACCTCGCCCTCGTTGATGGAACGGAGGGTGAGCTCGGGATCCTTGTCGCCGGTCACGATGATCCGGACCACGTGCGGATGGCGGACGCGCACCAGCTTCAGCAGATCGATCCCGGACATCTCCGGCATGTGGTGGTCGCTGATCACCAGATCGATCGGATGTTTCTCGAACAGCTCCAGCGCCTCGCGGCCGCTGTCCGTGCCGAGGACGCTGTAACCGGCCTCGCCCAGCACGCGCGTGAGCGCCAGGCGCACGGGAAGCTCGTCGTCGACGACGAGGATGGTGCGCGCCGGCAGCAGGTCCACCGCCATCTATCAGAGGTACCGGACACCCCGAGGCTCCACAACGGCGCCCGCATCGAGAAAGGTGGGCGGCGTCGTACACGTCGGTTTCGTGCGTAACGCTTCCGGTGCGCGCGGCACCCACTTGCAGAGACCGGTCCCTTCCGGTCACGGGAGCTCACAATGAAGAACATGATCTTGGTAGCGCTGGCGCTGACCGCGTTCGCGTTCGCGTGCGCGGGCGCGTCGGTGAAGAAGCAGGGTCAGGATTCCCGCGTCGGGTCCTGGGCGGGAGAGGGTTCGATCACCGACAGCGACTCGGGCACGTCCCGGGCGCAGGTCACGATCTTGTACGTGGACCCGATGGGCGTGATTGCGCCCTGATTCGGGCGGTCGCGCTCCGGGCAGCAGTCCGGCCCGGGGCGCGAGCAGTCAAGGCTGCAGCAGGACTGCGACGCTTCCTCCCGGCAGCCTGCGAACAGCGGTGCAGCGCAGGCCACAGCCCGCGGCGAGAGCGCGCAGGCGGCGCGAGGTGAAGAGGCGCACGCGCACTCCTTGCAAGCGGCGGACGAGCGCGTATCCGATTCCCACCAGCGAAACCGCGGCGGCGGAGACCACGGCGCGGCCGCCCGGCGCGAGGTGGCGGCGGATGGCGTCGAGACCGGCGGCGGGGTCTTCGACGAAATCGAATACCCCGCAGCAGACGATCAGATCGAATCTCCGCCCCAGGTGGAGAGTCTCCAGCGAGGCGTGCGCCTCCTCGTCGAGCCACCGCCGCGCGAGCGCGACCATCTCCTTCGAGGCGTCCACGCCGCAGATCGAGGCGACCATCGGCCGCAACAGTGCGGCGATCTGGCCCGCTCCGCAGCCGACGTCGAGCACGGAGTCGGTGGTGCGAGGCGCCGCAAGCTCGACGATCCCCTTGCGCTGCCACGCCAGGACCGGCTCGCGAATGCCATGGGGCCGGCGGCGCGCGTACCTCCCTGACGTGCGCGCATAGAATTCGACGGCCCGCTCAAGGTTGTTCATCGCGCACTCCTCGAACGAGGAGACGCACCCACCCTACCCCTGCAAGGCGTTGCGCCGCAAAGGCAGCAGCCTCCGGATCCGATCGTCCCGCAAGTACAGTCCGATCCAGACGAGGATCCCGAACAGGATGGGGGGAATGAACGGGTCCTGGGCGCGGATATGCGTCGCCACCGCGCCGCCGAGATACGCCGTCGTGAGGATCGCGCCGAGGACTGCGGTTCGGGGGATGGCATACACGACCACGCAGGCGATCTCCACGATGCCGATGGGAACCAGGGTCTGCTGCGGGTATCCAAATTTGCCCGTGAACACCTCGATCACGTTCAGGTTTCCGGTCAGCTTGACGACGCCGCTGAACAGCATTCCGAGGACCGGCAGCGCCGACGCAATCCGCCCGGCCCAAAGCCAGGAACGGCGTTGGTCCGCATGGACGGGGGGCGATACGCTCGAAACTTCAGTCATGAATTCTCCGTCGCAAGGGATCCCTCCCGGGGATCCGCATCCCGGCTATCGATGCCCGAGAACCGTCCCGGTCGCAAATCGTCGGCTCCCTCTTGCGCTCGCGCCCGGCGAGCGCGAAAGAGGGGGGTTTGAAGGCCCGGCGGGCGCATCCATTGAACCGCCGAGGAGGTCCCATGCGTTCGTTTCCGAAGGCCGCCGGTGTCCTTGCCTGCCTGCTGATCGGCTGCCCCAGTGGTCCGCAGCCCACGCCGCAACCCCAGCCCATAGCGCAGCCCGCTCCGCCTCCGGCTCCCGCGCCTCCGCCGCGCGAAACGCCGCCTCCCGAGGTGCGCCAGACGGTCGCGGCCGCCAGCATCTACTTCGACTACGACAGCTCGACGCTCTCCGACGACTCGCGATCGAAGCTGCAGTCGTTCTTCGCCGCCGTCCAGAACCGTTCCGACCTCCGCGTCCGGATCGAAGGAAACTGTGACGAGCGCGGCACCGCCGAGTACAACCTGGCGCTCGGGCAGCGCCGGGCCGACGCGGCGAAGCGATACCTGGCGGACCTCGGGTTTCCGGGATCGCGCATGACGACCATCAGCAACGGGAAGGAGAAGCCGCGCGCGAGGGGCGAGGACGAGGCCGCCTGGCACGAAAACCGGCGCGACGACTTGCTGCCGGAAGGCCAATGACGGAAGCGCGGTAGGCTCGGTTCGCTTCGCCGATCAGCGGCCGGACCACGCGGAGCGGAGCTGTTCCGCGTACCGTTCGGGCGGCTCGGTGTGCGCCTCGTCGCCGACGAGCTTGGGGCCGAACCAGGAGTCGTAGTTCGAGTACAGGCTCTTGAACGGAGGCCGGGCGCAGATCCGGAGATGGAGCGAATAGAACTGGCCGCTGCCGGCATCGGGGCTGGAGAAGAGCGCGAACGTGAACGGGTGCACGCCCGACTTCTCGTAGAAGGAAAGGATCCGTGAGAGCCCTTCGGCGAAGGAGGCGGCGGCGCGATCGTCCAGCTCGATGAGGCTTCCGACGCCGGGAAGCACGCCCCAGATCTCCTTCTGGTGCGCCGGGGCGAACGCGGCGATCCATTCAACCGGATCCGTCGACCCGATGTACCGCGCGCCGTCCCTGCGCTCCTGCTCGAGCAACTCCACCCAGAAGTTGCGGCCCTGGACACGGGAGTATTCGGCGCTGCGCTGGACGACGCGCGCCACGCCGGAAAACGGGACCGTTCTCACGTGCATCTGGAGATGCGGGTGAGGGACGCTCGAGCCGCCCGGCTGGAGGAAGTTCATGCCGGCGAGGTGATGGACGAGGGAAGCGTCCTGCGCTCGCGTGCGCCGGGCCAGGTCAGCGCAGGTGCGGATGGCATCGCCCAATGCCTCCCTGGAGAGCTGGGAAGGAAAGAGCACGTGCCGCGACGGATCGACGATCACCACCGAGTCGTAGCGGCATTTCGAGAACAGGTTCGGCAGCGCGAGCGCTTTGCCGACGGAGAGCTGTCCCTCCTCGACCAGATCGGGCAAGAAGCGCGTCCCCTTCTCTTTCGCGCTGCAGAACGGGCACCCGGCCTTCGATCGGGTCTCGAAGTCGCGCAACATTTCCACGTCCGCGGTCCCGAGGAAGGCCTTGGCCTTCTCGCCGAGCGCGAGGTTCACGGAGGCGACGGTGCCGGTGAGCGGATCGATGCGCTGCTCGATCTCTTGTTCGGTGCGGTTGCCTGCGGGATCGATGAGAAAGGTGCGCTCGGTGATCGACGCCAGCTCCATGTCGCCGCCTCCTGGTCGGACTTCTACTCCAAGGCGACGACGTCGATCTCCACCAAAGCGGCCTCATTGGGGAGCACTGCCTGCACGGTCGATCGCGCCGGCGGAGCGCCGGTGAAGAACTTCGCGTACACCTCGTTCATCGCCTGGAAGTCGCCGATGTTGCGGAGAAACACGGTCGTCTTCACCGAGCGATCCAGGCTGGTGCCCGCGGCGGTGAGCACCGCTGCGAGGTTCTTCAGCACCCGCTCCGTCTGCGCCTTGATGTCGCCTTCGATGACCTTGTTCGTCGCGGGGTCGCGCGCGACCTGGCCGGCGGCGAAGACGAAGCCGCCCGCCTTGATCGCCTGCGAGTACGGACCCGCGGCAGGTGGAGCATCCTTCGTGGCGACGGGTTGTTTCGCTGCGGGTGACGAGACGAGCAGTGCCAACGAACCCAGCAATCCGAGCGGATTCTTCACGGCCACACCCCTTGTGGCCGCGCAACATCGCACATTCGCGAATTCCGAATCAGGGGGCTGCCGTACCGGGCGCGACGAAAGTTTGTCGCGTGACACCGGATGCCGACAGCCGAGCCAGGCAGAACGCCGAAATCGCCATCACGATGTCCCGGACGGCGATGTCGTAGTACCCGCCGATGACGAGGTTGAGGGCGATCCCCAGCAACCACAGAGCCACAATCCAGGCGAACAACCGCGTCCAGGGGGTCAGCAACACGCCGACGCCGGCCACGATCTCGATGATTCCCACGAGGTGCATGAAGAACCGGGGCGTCATCGGGAGCAGATGCGCAATCGGAGGAGCGAGGTATTTGTCCCACTGAACGAGCAGATCCGTGAATTTGTCGAGACCCGCGACGATCGGGACGAGCCCAAACACCAGCTTCAGCGTCCGCCGGATGGTGTCGTCTGCCGTCCCGCCTGCTGAATCCATCACCGCCATTGATGCAATCCTTTCCAGTCGCTCGCGCGCGCGAGCTGTTTGGTCGTCATGAGCGTATTGCTTCGCAAAAGGTTCCTTCAGCGGCGCATTTCAGCTCTCCGACAGGCTTTTCATCGCTGGTGGCCATGCGGACATTGCGACGCCTCGGGAGGACCCATGCGCGCTGTCATGCTGCTTTGCGCTCTCCTGGTCGCTTGCGGACCGGTCGCCTCCGGCACCGGTTCGACCGGCGGCCCTTCGATCGATGCCGGCCCGGACACGGACGGAGGAATCGACGGCGGACGGCCCATCCAGCAATTTGGACTGCGCATCGGCGTGAACGGCCAGGGCGCTATCCAGTCCATCCCAGCGGGCATCGACTGCGGCCAGGTCTGCGCGGCCTCGTTCGACGAAGGCACGTCCGTCTCCCTCACCGCGGCTCCCGCGAGCGGCTTCCGATTCGACGGGTGGGGCGGCGCCTGCAGCGGACCCGGCGGGTGCACGGTGACGATGAAGGCCGAAACCCAGGTCTGGGCAACGTTCGTAGCCATCCCGCCCACCCAGCACGCCGTGACCGTCATTCTCACCGGCACAGGCAGCGGGACCGTCTCGTCGCAGCCGAAGGGTATCGATTGTGGCGGCACTTGTTCGGCGACGTTCGACAATGGCACCGGCGTGGCTCTCACTCCTGCGGCCGCCGCCGGCTCGCAGTTCGGCGGATGGGGCGGCGCCTGCACCGGAACGGCCGGCTGCACGGTGACGATGGATCGCGAGCAAGTGGTCGCGGTGCGCTTCCAGCCCGTCGCGCCGCCGCCGCAGAAGCTCGCGTACACGATCACGGAAATCCCCGGCGTCGAGGGAAACTCGTCCCTCATGCCCAGCGGGATCGACAGCCGTGGCGACCTCGTTGGGAGCTACTGGATCACGAACGGCAGCATCGTCGACGCGCACGCCTTCTTCTATGACGTGGGCACGGGCGCGACTCGCCGCATCGGAGGCAACGACGGAAGCAGCAGCCAGATGGCGAACGGCGTCAACGATTCCCTGGCAGTCGCTCTCGCAACCAACGCCCGGCCCGGAACCCATCAGCATGGGTTCCTCTGGCGCGACGGCAATCAGACGGACATTGGTGCCCTTCTAGCCGGGACGAACGGCCCGCAGACGGCGGCCACGGCCATCAACCAGCGTGGCTCCATCGCGGGCTGGTCGCTGGGCCCGAAGAACTTCCAGCGCGCGGTCCTCTGGGACGGATCCACTCTCCACGATCTCGGCTCTGCAAACGACAACTGGAGCTACGCGTACGCCATCAACATCGACGGCGTCGTCGCCGGCGCGAGCAGCGTGGCGAGCGACCCGTTCAACACGCATGCCGCGGTCTTCCAGAATGGCACCGTGAAGGACCTCGGCACGCTC contains the following coding sequences:
- a CDS encoding porin, translating into MSTLLVGIMLLAQAGAGTPETPPIQLHGFIDAFYALNTNRPFDGASFLQGTGTTARRANEMSLNAAALDVVVDPAPVGLHLTLAFGTGTEVLHAGEMSGSGIGPAVWRSVYQASLSYVVPIGSGLLLEAGIYPSHIGFETFFSKDNWNYTRGWMGEFSPYYQAGVKAAYTIDAHWSAQLHFLNGWQTIGDNNRAKAVGTQVAWTGERGSVSFNTFAGPELPGDDSHWRLFGDLTAQFKATNRLTLGATADLGWQDRPQGAALWHAAALFARITLSELAAIAARAEYYDDRDGFFSGAPQVLREGTLTLELHPAKQLIVKLEARHDIAGAALFTSQRDASGKAILSTTQTLALASAVAAF
- a CDS encoding DoxX family protein; translated protein: MTEVSSVSPPVHADQRRSWLWAGRIASALPVLGMLFSGVVKLTGNLNVIEVFTGKFGYPQQTLVPIGIVEIACVVVYAIPRTAVLGAILTTAYLGGAVATHIRAQDPFIPPILFGILVWIGLYLRDDRIRRLLPLRRNALQG
- a CDS encoding RidA family protein, whose amino-acid sequence is MLVSSPAAKQPVATKDAPPAAGPYSQAIKAGGFVFAAGQVARDPATNKVIEGDIKAQTERVLKNLAAVLTAAGTSLDRSVKTTVFLRNIGDFQAMNEVYAKFFTGAPPARSTVQAVLPNEAALVEIDVVALE
- the kdpC gene encoding potassium-transporting ATPase subunit KdpC, with the translated sequence MLRNELFAAVRTTLVTLIALGVAYPLITTAVAGAIFPRQSAGSLITDDPGNAVGSELIAQPFGKPGYLQPRPSAAGEKGYDAAGSSGSNLGPTSKVLRERAAKELQRLLEENPNAEETVPAELVSASASGLDPHLSPAAALWQAPRIARARNVDEARVRAVIEANIEGRDLLVLGEPRVNVLLVNRALDRHFGRPPLATR
- a CDS encoding potassium-transporting ATPase subunit F; the protein is MLDGAAGDIHGRLPARPGNCRVLRPLLGLRAPLREALMSLEYGIGLALSVLLLVYLSWALVKPEHF
- a CDS encoding peptidoglycan-associated lipoprotein produces the protein MRSFPKAAGVLACLLIGCPSGPQPTPQPQPIAQPAPPPAPAPPPRETPPPEVRQTVAAASIYFDYDSSTLSDDSRSKLQSFFAAVQNRSDLRVRIEGNCDERGTAEYNLALGQRRADAAKRYLADLGFPGSRMTTISNGKEKPRARGEDEAAWHENRRDDLLPEGQ
- a CDS encoding class I SAM-dependent methyltransferase, with the translated sequence MNNLERAVEFYARTSGRYARRRPHGIREPVLAWQRKGIVELAAPRTTDSVLDVGCGAGQIAALLRPMVASICGVDASKEMVALARRWLDEEAHASLETLHLGRRFDLIVCCGVFDFVEDPAAGLDAIRRHLAPGGRAVVSAAAVSLVGIGYALVRRLQGVRVRLFTSRRLRALAAGCGLRCTAVRRLPGGSVAVLLQP
- a CDS encoding response regulator, whose protein sequence is MAVDLLPARTILVVDDELPVRLALTRVLGEAGYSVLGTDSGREALELFEKHPIDLVISDHHMPEMSGIDLLKLVRVRHPHVVRIIVTGDKDPELTLRSINEGEVYRFIRKPWDNTDLRTMMHFAFETVRLEREKRKLLAQVRDERLAVLSRGSPDDPAGLEREVMLLAEEELRGR
- a CDS encoding DoxX family protein, which gives rise to MDSAGGTADDTIRRTLKLVFGLVPIVAGLDKFTDLLVQWDKYLAPPIAHLLPMTPRFFMHLVGIIEIVAGVGVLLTPWTRLFAWIVALWLLGIALNLVIGGYYDIAVRDIVMAISAFCLARLSASGVTRQTFVAPGTAAP